The sequence below is a genomic window from Bacteroidales bacterium.
CGAACTTCTCAGTGAAATAAATATTCGTTTGTAAAAACTCTTTTTGATTATTGTATATATTAATTGTTATTTTATCACTGCTGTAATCGTACTTTTTTGAATTAAAATTCTGCTTATCATCAACATAATAATTCAATTCATTATATGTGCCATTTCTATTATACTTTTCATAAAAATTACAACAACTCGGGAAAAATTCTGATTCTTCTCCATTTTTTATTTTAAAAAACCTTGTTGAAACTGTTTCAACTTCCCCATTATACTCAGATTTATAATCACTCAACATGCTATTCCAGTTCTAAATCAGGAAGATATTTTTTATACAGTCTTTCGTACTCCTCTTGTGATATGCGAAGAAATTTTAAAGCTTCTGAGTGTGAATATCCACATTCTTTTTTCAAGGTTAGGTATGTGGAAAATTTACTGTAATCTTCCGACTCAGGAGTTTCTTCAAATCCGAAACCATTATCTCCTTCTTTTTCCATGATTAAAAAAATTTATAAGTATTTTGAGCAAAATTCCTTATCATAAATTTCCCCATATTTATAAAACAAACCCCCTTTTTCAAGAAGTTTTTTTTCAGCATAAGGTTCTTTGATACTTAATTCAGGATTTTGAACTCTTCGAAATTCAAATTCAGATCGTCTTAACCGACCAATTTTTTCGATTTTATAATCTTGTCCTAAAATTACAATAAATAATTCATGCCAAGGATTTTTAATTCTTGTCGTTCTGCCATATTTATTTTCAGAAGTAATTACTTTAACAGAGATTTTTGAATCCTTTTTACCTTTTAAACTATTATAATCACATAAAATATCAAAACCTTTTTCATTTTTTGAAGTATTTATTTCTGGATCCCTGCCTTCGTCTTCAAGAAATTGTAATACAACAAATTCTCCTATTCGCCCTATTATATTATCATTTCCTCTTAGAGCAGAGGATTTGTCGGCAAATTCTAAAAAGTCTTTACGAGAAGAAAGATATTTGTTGCATATCTCTTTTTCTTTTATGTATTTCATCGTTTAATCGATTTATTACATATCAGACCAAATATGTATATAAAACAAAAAAGCGTAGGTCTGTAGCTATTGTTCTCAGGTACCGCCAAGCACCTATCCTACAAAGCACAGCCTACACCCATCTCGGGCGTAAAGCAGATACTCTTGTAGGATTCTTTAAAATTGGCGGTTTTAGAGAACAAGAATAAAGCTATACGCTTTAAAAATATTTAAAAGAACTCAAAATTATACAATGCTAATGCAAATATACAAAATCAATTTTCAAGAATTAAAAAATTTTCATGTTTTACATTCACCAACATACCTTCTTTATAATATGCATTGTACTGTATTAAGCCATGTATTATTATTTCTGAACCTATCAACGAATCTAATATTTCTTCTATTTTATAAAATTCATTTGAGTTAACTCTTGCATTTAGTTTTTCCCCAACATCATTTTGTAAAATTATATTTGCATACTTTTTCTCTGTTTTAAATTTATCACAAACTTTATAAACTTTTATCAATTTTCCTTTAACATTGCGATAATAGTTATCATTTTTACCAAATCGGATATCATCGAACGTGCTAAGGTCTGTTTTTGTTGATTTTAAAACACATTCTTGTTTTCTTTCAAATAATTCAGATAAAAATGTAAATAGAAGCTCTTGAATTTGCACAAAATCGTCATTTGAAATCTTTTTTTCTTGTGAATCTAATGTAATAAAATCTTCAACAACAAACTCAAAAACCTTACTTATTGGATTTTCACGCAATAATTCTTCTAAAAGGTCTAAATATTCATTTCTTGATTCAATATCTTCAAATTGTAGATGATTATTAATCACCATTTCCCACTTATTTTTGCTTATAGTTGGGAATTTTCTAATTAAAATCTTTAACTCGTTTTTTAGATAAGTATTTAAATCTTCACAATTCAAACACTGTTTTAATAATAGTTCCTTTTCATTTCGTTTTTCTTCTTCATCAATAATATAAATTAATCTTTGCCCTTTAATACCGAACTCAATTTTAATAAGGCACATCTTCTTTAATTCACTTATTGAAGAACTTATAGCACCTGTTTTTCTATTGAACTTTTTTTCAAAATACCCATTTGTAGCATAGCAATATCCCTTTTCTTTTTCTTTACAAATCCGAAAAATTTCGAGGTAAATAAGCTTTGCTAAATCAGGTAAATCTTGTTGAATAATATATTCAAACCCTTCCCAAGATGAATTGCTTTGACGAACAGTAAAATTTCCCATAAAATAGATTTTAAAATTATTTACCGATCCGCCCCAGCTCAATAAAAAGCCAGCACTTGTAAGCATATCCTTACCACCTCATAAATTGAGGGTTTTACGAAGTTGTACTAAAATACATTTTGCAATAATAATGCTTGGGATAACTAAAATCAAGAAAACATACTAATTATTTTGCCCTATCGATTTTTCGATAGATATTAATAGTATTAATAAAAGATAATATTAAAATAGAATAATAAATAATAAATAATAGAAGGTAATCACAACGTGATTACCTACTTAGTTAGCAATTACGATGTAATTGCTTTTATTAATTATTAAAATGTTTAGGAATAATAGTATGTCTAAAATAAGTTATACCTCAAAAACACTTTTTATCCAACTCAAAAATTGTGATTTCTTGAAAAAGAATCAACTCAAATGCGAATTAATGAATTTGCTTATATTAATCGATATTTTGATTTTTTTTTGTTAACTGATAAAATTGTGAGATCAAAATAGAAACCCCTCAAAGTATTTTAAAAAAACGGCTTATTTTAAAGATAAAATTTGGTTTTAATATTTTCTAATTAAATTAATCAAATTTCAATTGAACTTGAATCAGATAAATTATTTGCTAATTCTTTAATTCTTCAAAATATGTGTTCATTTTTTCATCAATATAAGAGCGAGATAATTCAACATATCTATAAAATTCACTACTCGTACTACTATGACCGGAAATTTCTCTTGCTATAACCTCTGGAATTCCAAGTCTTAGCATTGTTGTTATTGCGGTTCTTCTCATTACATGTGTAGTCAAAAGTTCAGCAAATGATGTTTTTATTTTAACCTCAATATTTACACCTCTTTTGCTACGAATTTTCTTGATTTCGTCTGTCCACAAACAATGCCTTCCTAATTCTTTTAGATATTCATTTATTTTTTGATGGCTATATTGCGGTAAAAGTCTTTCAGATTTACTTTCGTATTTTTTTATAATATCAATAGCATATGGCGGTAATTTAATAGTAGTAAGCGTTTTAGTCTTTTTAGAAACAACATTTAAATAGTAATTATTTCTTTCAATTTTCAAGTTTTCTTTTGTTAATGACATTAAATCACTCACTCTTAAAGCTACTGTGCAACCGAATACAAAAATGTCTTTTATTCTTTGTATTTTTTCTGGTAATGAGTTTTCGAATTCCTTGTCATTAATAAGTTTTTTAAGTTGTTCAGGCTGAAGGGCAATAATTGGTATTTCTTCCTTTATCACATAAAAGTCCTTGTGATATGAGCCTATAGGGAGGTCTTTTTCTGATATTAAATAGGCAAAAAAGGCTTTTAGAATTTTAATTTTCGAACCTACTGCATTATCAAAATTGTTGCAGTCATTATAAAGGAATTCAGTAAAACGATAGTAAAACTCTTTGTAATACCGTTTAATATATGATAATTCCTCCTTCTTGATTAAATCTAAGTTATATAAGATGAGGTTGAATTTTTTCTTTTGTTCGAATTCAACTAAAATCGTACGTAAAGATTTATATCGATCAATAGTACTTTGAGAAATTTTAGATCCATTTTTCTGTAATCGTGTTCCAATTTTACTATCCTTTATAAATTCATCATATAGCATTAGAAATGACATTGTTTTTGACGGCTTTTTTACCTTTTCTTCCCTTTTTGGTATCAGAAGCTGAGAATTTAAAAAAGCCTTTAAATTCTCGTTATTTATCGGTGAATTTTGTATTACTGAATTTCTGTAGAAAGCTAAAAGATTATTTTCAAGTTTATTTAGAAGTAGGTTAATTTCTTCAAGGTTATCTTTTCCTCTAACTTTAATAGCTCTTTTAATATCTGTATCCCAATAATTAGGATTTATCTTTTGTCTCGTAGAGTAGATAAGTCTTCTTGCATTATAATTG
It includes:
- a CDS encoding helix-turn-helix domain-containing protein: MGNFTVRQSNSSWEGFEYIIQQDLPDLAKLIYLEIFRICKEKEKGYCYATNGYFEKKFNRKTGAISSSISELKKMCLIKIEFGIKGQRLIYIIDEEEKRNEKELLLKQCLNCEDLNTYLKNELKILIRKFPTISKNKWEMVINNHLQFEDIESRNEYLDLLEELLRENPISKVFEFVVEDFITLDSQEKKISNDDFVQIQELLFTFLSELFERKQECVLKSTKTDLSTFDDIRFGKNDNYYRNVKGKLIKVYKVCDKFKTEKKYANIILQNDVGEKLNARVNSNEFYKIEEILDSLIGSEIIIHGLIQYNAYYKEGMLVNVKHENFLILEN
- a CDS encoding tyrosine-type recombinase/integrase; its protein translation is MPTVNYYLYDKKAKEETLILLHFNYNARRLIYSTRQKINPNYWDTDIKRAIKVRGKDNLEEINLLLNKLENNLLAFYRNSVIQNSPINNENLKAFLNSQLLIPKREEKVKKPSKTMSFLMLYDEFIKDSKIGTRLQKNGSKISQSTIDRYKSLRTILVEFEQKKKFNLILYNLDLIKKEELSYIKRYYKEFYYRFTEFLYNDCNNFDNAVGSKIKILKAFFAYLISEKDLPIGSYHKDFYVIKEEIPIIALQPEQLKKLINDKEFENSLPEKIQRIKDIFVFGCTVALRVSDLMSLTKENLKIERNNYYLNVVSKKTKTLTTIKLPPYAIDIIKKYESKSERLLPQYSHQKINEYLKELGRHCLWTDEIKKIRSKRGVNIEVKIKTSFAELLTTHVMRRTAITTMLRLGIPEVIAREISGHSSTSSEFYRYVELSRSYIDEKMNTYFEELKN